The Nicotiana sylvestris chromosome 6, ASM39365v2, whole genome shotgun sequence genomic sequence TTattataccagaatatttatccataacggaataCCGAAATGATAAGATTTTTCAGAAGGCTTATTTCCAATAACACCAATTTATTTAAATCATACTCTTGTAAAGAATAAAAGTCAAAGCAAATCTCAATTGGAATATGCTTGAGTGTTGGAAAGTTTGATGTATattatgaattgtacacgacctgatatagcttgtgcaataagcAAGCTTAGTCGATACACAAATCTCAGCCAAGCTCATTGGATAGCAATGAAACAAGTTTTGAGATATTTGAAATATACTCAAAACTATGCATTGCATTACAATAATTATCCCGCCATTATTgagggatatagtgatgcaaattaaATAACCGGATCAACGGAAATAAAATCCACAAGTGGATATATTTTTGCCATTGGTGGAGGAGCAGtgtcttggaagtcgtccaaataGACAAGAATCGCTCGCTCTATAATGGAGTCTGAGTTTATAGCTTTAGACAAGGccagtgaagaagctgaatggctccggaatttcttagaagacattcctttttggcccaaacctttgGCACATGTATGCATACATTGCGACAGTCAAGCAACAATAGGAAGGCTgtgagcgttatgtataacgggaAATCTCGTCACATTCGACGAAGGCATAATACtgttagacaactactctctagtgaaattatcacaattgactatgtaaagtcaaaagAGAATGTATCGGATCCGCTTACAAAAGGCCTACCTAGAGAGGCAGTTGAGAAGTCATcaaagggaatgggactatggctgAGGAAAAGTCActatggcggtaactctacctagaagactagatatcccaagatctaggttcaaagagatcaaacaaagttattAGTGACAGTTGAAATACAACAAAAACAGAgcaatttgaatacatatatacatctgaatacataaattatattaattaataaaatatatgaatacattcatggaatagaacgagacagtgaatacaatgaaatacatggaatatagcgagatacattgaaatacaatgaaaaaaaagataatAAATACAATGAAACACGTGGAAACACagtgagatacattgaaatacattgatatatattaacagaaaattcaagttgctcagccccaaacttcgtcgtctttgttcaagaacaaccctaatgtcGTCTCGTCGGGAGGGCCGCGATTCTGACTTGAAACGCCATTGTTCCTGTTACCATAATACCCTCGCGTGCGCTTGAAAAAACCTATTCTTTACAATTGAATTTGAATGGCTCTTGTGGATTGGGACGGAAAACCCCGAATTGGGCAGAACCCTAGAACGACGAATAGAAGAGGAAGGCGGAGATTTATTTAGAGTTTTGTTTCTAAATTCCGGATTGGTAATATAATCTGAAGAGAAGGAAGACGTAGACCCTAGAACCCTCACGTTTCGATCTGAGCATCAAACAATTTTCTGGCATTACAATGCTTTCCTcaatttttctctctcattcccgTTTCGATCTGTATTTGGGAGAATTGTGTTTGGGAGAATTATGGTTGTATTCATGGAGAAAGACTGGAGTTGAGAGAGAGGGTGgagaaaaatctaaaagaatgagagagaaaaataatacaatacgtattttatggcttaagagtaggaggtgaccataaatagatatttggctataaaaatcaaaaggtagctatggaaaataattttttaaaataaataaggtatcaacctttgctatatgaggtaaaaattctaaaaattaaCCCTAGTAGTCGTCCACCCAATCACTTAAAATAGAAATAGCCGATAGaggtgtatgtgtgtgtgtgtgtatatatatatatatatatatatatatatttgtatataatCAATATTTAATCTATGAATAtgattagaaaaaataaaaaatgaatatAGCAAGCTATTTGCGTAAAGATCCTTAATAACATTGTGGACACTCATGGCTAGGCCCTATTTATCAGCTTTACAACTTTATTTCTCACAACGTAAAGCAAAAAGTGAATATTGGTTAAATTATATTTGAGAAATCATTTAATTACACTGTTTTAGTATTATGGATACATAAATGAATGACATaaaataagtgatcaatttgtttttttttttgtccaaaataagtgtccatttatataatcaagaaaaaattaaatttgttttttcaaaattacccCTATGTACGTATCTctaaaaagtcatttactcctcacatttgagGAAAAAAAATAAGTGCTATTATAACTATGCtgcaatatttaattaagggtagtttagttacactaactatttttatctagaatttagtatttcttTAATGGATGTGCCGAAGGTAATTgatcacttattatggaccgaaAAAAATAccataataaaagctagtaatataAGAGAACACAATTCTGATCTCAGAGTTATAAATTTAGATTTTTCTACTGTTATCTCTATTATTTATGCAAAAAGGTAAAAGACAAAAAGAGTTAAAACACTATCAAATCTACGCGTACACAATCTTATTTGAACAAAAATTCAAAAGGAGAAGGGATATAATATATGTACCAAACACTTAGAGAAATTGACCTTCTATAGCTCCTCAAAATTTTAACAGCACATATTTTCTCCATTGACACAAAATATAATTTTGGCCCAAACATATTACATTTAATAGTCCGAAATATCtatttgtattttttatatactgacagtctattttgtatattttttgtataatgatagtctattttgtatattgtTTGTATAGCGATagtttattttgtatatattttgtattgtgacagtctatttagtatatttttttatagtgacagtctattttgtatatattttgtataatgacaatctattgtatataaattgtatggtgacaagctatttaatatattttttgtatagtgcagtctattttgtatatattttgtacagTAACaatctatttaatattttttttgtataatgactgtttattttgtatatattttatatagtgacaatccattgtatatattttgtatagtgaaaAGAGAAATAAGTGTTACTATAACTATGCtgcaatatttaattaagggtagtttagtcacactaactgTTTTTATCtagaatttaatattttcttaatggatgtgccaaagacaaatTGATCATTTATTATGGACCGGAGGAAGTacataataaaagctagtaatataAGAGAACACAATTCTGATCTCAAGAGTTATAAATTTAGATTTGTCTACTTTTATCTCTATTATTTATGCAAAAAGGTAAAAGACAAAAAGAGTAAAAACACTATCAAATCTACGCGTACACAATCTTATTTGAACAAAAATTCAAAAGGAGAAGGAATATAATATATGTACCAAACTATTTAGGGATGGCAATGAGGCGGTGCGGGTACGGGGCGGGACGGGTTGGAACCTATGCAGGGCAATGCGGGTTTTAATTTTTGCGGGTGCGGGGTGGGgcggtttgattttttttttttttaaatattcttgCGGGTTGCGGGTCTTCACTCTCAAACATCGATTTATTAACTGTTAATGTATCCTCTCGGACACATATGATCACTACAATTGACATAAAGAAAGCACAGGTGATAAAGATATGAAGTAAGCCTCTTCGTAATGtgagacaacaaaagaaagcaacaAACTACCCGTATATTATAATTTTTCCCTTCTTTATCTTTTCGAATTCCTTTTCTCGTTTTCAGAATAATTACAGTATATTAGACAAATAGAAATGTCTAGCATGAAAATTCAACAACTATCCTTCTTCTTGTAATTTAATTATAATACACGGTATtaaatttgtaataaacattttcTTTTGACTTCTACACCACCCATcgaataaaaaaattattttgtttataATATGTGACGGCAGTGGCTCATTATGGATTAAGCAAGCTTTTTCAACCATAACAGCTGCAATTATTAAGTGAAACCACCTAGGTTAGACATAAAATATTccagcaaaaaaaaaaagtaatttaaGTGAAACCACCCAGCTTTTTATAGTGATAGTCTATTGTTTATAAATTGTATATTGAAAatctatttagtattttttatatatatagtgacagtctattttgtatatattttgtatagtgacagtctatttagtatattttttgtataatgacagtctattttgtatatattttgtatagtgacaatccattgtatatattttgtatagtgacagtatattgtatataaattgtatagtgacagtctattttataCATATTTTGTATAATGTAATCTATTTTGTATGTATTTTGTATCCCGAGCACTTTTATCTATCCAGCGTGTATAGATTGTATTTTGACGCCACTATGTGTGTTCTTAATGGTGGCAACATTTCTATCCTTTTCAGTTGCTAGCCCTTACTCTTGTTTTTAGGCTATGACTTGTATGGGGTCATTTTGTGATTATCGGGTGATATCAGTTTGGCCCGAGTGACTATATATGAATTTTGCTCAACTACTTATACACATGTCCGATTTTCATATTTCTCACTTACAACATTTAAAAATATGAATCTTTATCTCTAGCGTTTAATGTTCGTAACAAATATTCAATTAATTTAAATTTGCTTCACATAAAAGAAAAGCACtccataataataaaataaatctcACCGTAATAATTACTTCTTCCGTCTCAATTTAGATGGCACACTTTCTTTattagtccgttccaaaaagaatgtctcatttctataattaaaaataatttaatttattttacttATTTACCCTTACTGATCTTTTATAACTGCATAAATGGCCTCACAAAACTTTTACCCATTAAGTTTTTAAGatcataaattttaaaagtctttctcttttttcttaaaccTTGTATCGAGTCAAACTAGTTCATCTAATTTGAAACGTAATACTATTTTCAACATATTCGATTCTCTCAATTATTTATTCCATCATCACTAGGGATGTTCAAAATCGAACCAAAACTGAAAATCGAACCGAAACCGAAGATAATGGCTTATTGGTATGGGGTTAACGGTTTAACGGACGGGGAACAgattgaaatttttttattaacGGCTTATCAGTTTGAGGacggattattcaattttcttaacggataatcTGTTAACCCGttaggaatatatatatatacatataaaatttattttatccatatatatattaaataatcaaaAACTCTTCGTCCTCCGGTACTCTATCAAAGTGAATTAGAATAAAAGAAAGCCAAATAAAAGGAGTCACCTAACTGTGACAAAAGACAGAATTTGCTATCTGAAACAAGATAACAACACCAGTTACACCACTGCTTCATCAACTTTTCCTGGGTTTTAAggctgtgacgacccggccaatcgtctcatgagttaccgctccgtttttttccatttctgcttctttatgctttgttatccgtgttttgtggtatcggattGGTGAGATCGAATTCAGAATaatttttggtaaggtttgagacacttagtctcttttaaggaagtttaagttgaaaaggtcaaccagatgttgacttatatgttagagggctcagatgtgagttctgatggttcgggtatcctcgggaggtgatttggaacttaggagtgtgatcggaatgagttttggaggttcagagtagatttaggcttgaattggcgaagttgatattttggcgatttccggttggtatgtgagattttgatataggggttataatggaattccggaagttacaATAGCTTCATTGtgttatttgtgatgtgtgtgcaaaatttcaggtcattcggacgtggtttggttgggttttttatcaaaaatggaattcgaaagattttggaaagttaggcttgaatccgatgtatttttggttgatttggtgttgtttgaagtattttgaagattggaataagtttgaataagttttaggatatgttggtgcttttggttgaggttctgggggcctcgagtgagtttcgggtggttaaacggatcaaatttgCATATTAAAGGTTGCAGGTTTTAGCTTCAGATCTGTTGCAGGTTTTTtttcatcgcgatcgcgtgaggaggctcgcgatcgcgtagagctgtCTCAGGGGGCATCCAGgttattcttcgcgttcgcgtatatAGGGTTGCGATCGCGTAAGTGTATGTTTCTATGAATCGTGGTCGCGTGGTCTCATTCGCGATCGTGTAGTTGTGAGACTTTGAGCATCGTGTTCGCGTGGGTATATACGTGATCGCGTAGAGTAAAATTTTGGGCCAGCGgtgtttgtgcttcgcgatcgcgattaagtaaAAATAAGAGCTGGGCAGAATATTTTAAAAGCTCATTTCCGCGAATTTGAGGCTAAGTTCCTCCATTATTGGTCGATTTcgaagctttttgaaggggattgaagagggattcaaggggaatcacttggaggaaatattcttggacttaaaactcgattctaatgtgaattccatttaaataatcatggaaattaagccaaaaattgaagaactagggcttggaaatttagacctttaattgaggatttgaaggaccattaggggtcggatttgagaacttttgatatgtatgaactcgtggggagataagaaatctatttatgtaaaaattattgaattctaagatgtgggcccgagggtcgggttttggtaatttcgggatttgtgtcatattttgattgttttcgcttgggcttcgttcccttagcatattttgacgtcctcattctgattttggttagatttgacgcgagtggaggccgattcgaggggcaaaggcgtcgcgagctagagatttgatcggttcgaggtgagtaatgattgtaaatgatgttctgaggtttaaaaccccgaattgcacattgtagtgctatattaaggtgaggcacacgcttgatgacgagcgtggggacgttcactattggggattgtgacttggtccgtcccgattgatgtttttaccgcatatttaactgaaatctatttgttatcatcattatttgggttgaatgccatatttgggccttgtgccaactatttgaacccttcgaggactTTTACTGGTAtatcctcactgttttgactttatacttaaactcagtcatgttatatttcacggtttttcgtactcagccaggtttactctgttttaacacttaaatgatcttttaaatgatattttgtgctgagaaacatgttttactactgcctgattggcttgtgaggatttttgactaagtaaggccgagggcctatgttgtgaggaaacatttgatactgattatgaggccgagggcctgagatatgtacgccacgaggtggcttgattgatatgaggccgagggtctagtgatgatgccacgaaatggtttgatattgcgcttgggccgtaaggggctcctccaggagtctgtacacccccagtgagtgcgggtacccattgtgatgtgagattgagcccgaggggctggtattattctatgtgattgctcgagggactggtactgttctaagatgttgcccaagaggcggatttgttgatactgtgcccgagggtcGAGCCTTTAGTGTGTACTTTTCATAatttgactgtcaattacctgcttaaacatttaaaaaggcttttcatgaaactacatttgagttaaagaattctacctatctttcactgatttactgtttttacatggctttactgcttcattatagaatgttttgtgtcttacgtattttcttactttcaatcgttatttacatttgttaatcactgagttggagtactcactttactccttgcaccctctatgcagattcaggcgtagctggtcctgctcccgagtgctgatcatctccagcttcaggcggacattcggagttcacgaggtagttgttTGGCATCTGTAGCCCCGTGCAtctactcctttatcacttctatttcttttcagacagttgtactagtttataGACTTAGTGggtttgtattatgacttatagatgctcatgactagtgacaccctggttagggctgtgtatgggtgttcttccgcgtatttatgttatcatctgttatttcaaatttattttatcatgtttcgaTAGTTCTTAATGCTTAACTGTAAAAAAAAATTGGGAAATGGGAAGTGtgggttggccttgtcttcaggagaggctccatcacgaccgggtcggggtttagggtcatgacaagttggtatcaaagtctaggttacataggtctcatgagtcatgagcaggtttagtagagtctcgtgaatcggtatggagacgtctgtatttatcctcgagaggttgcaaaacctttaggaaaaacttcatattcttgaaattcttgtcgtgcaaatttgttgatctgagtactaaacttctcttattctattctctcacagatggtgagaacacgcactACTAGTCAGGATGGAAGACCACCAGTACCATCAGatatggccaccagaggccgaggacgcggccgTAGTCGTGGTAGGGATAGggcagctagggcaacacctgcagatccaccagctgccccagttcaggatcaggtcccagttatggacgctccagcagcatcAGCCctggcaccagttgtgcccattgtgattccgggtcttcaggaggccttggctcagatcttatcagtttgcactggcctagctcaagcggtttcagccactacagtcgcagctacttctcaggccaggggaggcaatcaaactcccgcagctcgcacacctgagcaggtcgtgcagggacttcagacaccgggggcacatctagTCCAGttggttgcagctgctcaagactatatagttcctgccatgccggaggacgagcagcgtaggttggagagatttggtagaattcagcctccgaccttcagtggagCAGATAGTAAGGATGCCTAGGGctttttggacaagtgtcagaggatgcttcgtacagcaggtattctggagaccagcggggtcggtttcactacttatcaatttTCAGGAGTTgtttttacttggtgggaggattttgagaggcttaggcctgttggtgcagcacccctttcttggcagcagttctctgttctctttctagagaagtatgtgctgcagtcttgtagagaggagctgcgtaggtagtttgagtggttgcatcagggggagatgaccgtgtcgcagtatgagttgaggttctctgagttggctcgtcatgccatctggttggttccgacagatagagagaggattaagaggtttgttgatggtctcacttATCTGctccgtattctcatgaccagggagagggtgactggtgctacttttaaAGAGGTTGTGGATATCTTCCgagagattgagtctgttcgtcgctaggagcgagaggagaggaaggccaagaggcctcgaggatctggtagttatagtggtgctcattcgaggggtcagtttcatcACGGCAGGGGCCATCCATTCCGGTCTACTCAGCTAGGTCGCCCAGGTTATTGTGAGGcgtcttcgggtcatggtcatcacAGTTTTcagtagggccagtcatcacttagtgcccttccagctcaaagttcgacccgtgctccatcagttcagtgCTCTTCCATGCCGAATGCATTTGCTAGTTACTCCGGTGCGAgtggttcccttcagtccccttcccCAACACCTGGGAGTTGTTGTGAGTGTGAAgagatgggccacatgtggaggcagtgtccttgtcgTTTTGCTAGTTCAttccagcagaggggtcagtcatcggcttcagcaccagttgcttcatcaccacccacccagccatctaggggtgggggtcagtcagctagaggccttcccaaagggggaggtcgatcaagaggcggtcaggcccatttctatgcacttccaggtagaaccgatgttattgcttcagatgttgtcattacaggtattgtttcactctgccacagagatgcctctgtattatttgatcccggttccaccttttcttatgtgtcatcatactttgctcgttatttgggtacgcctcatgagtttcttgctttacctatttatgtatctaccccaatgggcgatactgttgttgtagacagtgtgtaccggtcgtatgtggtgactattgggggtctggagacccgagtggatctgttattattgagcatggtggattttgatgtcattttaggcatgtattggttatctccgtgtcgtgctattctggactgtcatgctaagacagtcatattggctataccgggtgtgccacggatcgagcggtgaggtgtgactgattatgttcctgttGGCCCAAGTTcaagtgaagttttgaagaatgacaaatgaactcagtcatggaccaggttcaTCATGTGAGGCATAGTATTTATCAACCTAGACATGTGAgatacacgtgaaggagataagtctcagtaatcaagcagcaatatctcttgaactgatcaaaaaggttgcatattggatgaggagagaaagtctccttatgggaagaggacacaatcacacaattcggataaatgatagggttggagtttgtattgaacaaggactcaacttcgatggaagatcagcaattgagtctcaatcaaactctgattactaacttattaaataacagtgattgttctcttttacaagtgttgcacatacgcagaagttaaacgtgaataggGAGCAAAATAGCAACGCTTTTTGTAAGCAGTTCGTGtgtaattcaagtgtgcaaacctgaagctacttgaacgagatagaagaaccagttctgttgtgtttattcttattatagttcaattgtagtaggtggtttaaagttgtaccttttcagctttcatagaagtaTTTGTAATGGGTACTTTGATtgttcaagttataggctaacttgaaggTGTCACAATAGTGCTATGTGCTACacagggattagagttaatccttaggtttacaaagagttttgtaaatgctattttggctcagtgattttagtggatgttTGGGAAAAGATTAatatgagtgcaccacctgggaactgggaagggcaatccactgcgaGGACACCACTGTTCAATGGAcagtactactcttggtggaagaacaggatgaaggatcacatcataggagaagactatgaactctgggacatagtcactgatggtcctttGGCAACTACAATGAAAAATGAGGAAGGAGTGGTTGTGCCAAAGACAAgggctgactgcactgctgaagacctAAAAAGGTGGGAGAAaaatgctaaggccaagaaatgtcttgtgtgtggactaggtccaaaTGCGTACAATAGGATCCAAAGTTGTACTActgccaaggagatatgggacactttgcaagtggctcatggaggaacacctcaagtgaaaagATCCAAaggaacactgttgtattctcaatatgagaattttactatgaaggaaggagaaactatccaagagatgtatactaGGTTCACTATACTGGCAAATGAACTTAAGTcccttggaaggattattcttgaagaagacaaggttgagaaaatcctgacaagggttctgccagtctcaTGGGAAAGTAAAATCACGGCCATTCAGGAATCCAAGAATATTGCTACTCTCAGactggatgaactgattggaaatcttactgcttatgaactgagaaggcaaaccgtGAAGATGGATACACCCAAGAAGGAGAGAAGCCTAgctctcagaattgctgaaggttcaTATCTGGAAGATGATGAGATGGCTATGATCACTAGAGAATTCAAAAAGTACCTGATAAGAGGAAAGGGTTCTTTAAGAGGTACAACTTTCAACAAGTCAAGAGCTCCTGAGAAACAGACTAATGAGGgttgctacaagtgtggtaagactgatcacatgatcaagaactgccctcaatggaaaattgagtggaagaaagaaagggctgaacgaaggaataggaagaaggaacaggttcaaccaaaaaggaatAAAGGTTCAACCAAGGCTATGGTTGTTGCTTGGGGAGAAACTTCAGATGAAGATTCAGAAGATAAAGCAGAAGAAGAGCAAGCACTgatggccatcggagaatcagatgatgaacaagaggtccAAGTGAAAGGGAGGAGCCAAATATGGtatatggatagtggctgctcaaaacatatgactgggaacaaggaccagttcctttcacttgaggacttaaaaggaggtaatgtctcctttggtaatggaaagaaaggtgagatcattggggttggaaagttGGGCAAAACAGATTCTCATTCCATAGAGAATATCTacctgatagatggcttgaaatatagcctaataagtgtgtcacaattgtgtgacagaggtaatctTGTAGCttttacctctaccaaatgctttgtgattaaccttaccactgacaagattgttttgcatgaaaaaatatttaacaatatttatattgtagattgtctactctctcagaaaatgaactcacttgcttaagtgtgttggctaatgatcccctcctgtggcacaaaagacttggtcatgcaagtctaaatcagctaaacaaattagtctctaaagacttggtgatagggttacctaatatcaagttcaaggaagacaaagtttgtgaggcaagtgcaagggggaagcaggtaagatcatccttcaaaagcatgaaa encodes the following:
- the LOC138871793 gene encoding uncharacterized protein, producing MSAPPGNWEGQSTARTPLFNGQYYSWWKNRMKDHIIGEDYELWDIVTDGPLATTMKNEEGVVVPKTRADCTAEDLKRWEKNAKAKKCLVCGLGPNAYNRIQSCTTAKEIWDTLQVAHGGTPQVKRSKGTLLYSQYENFTMKEGETIQEMYTRFTILANELKSLGRIILEEDKVEKILTRVLPVSWESKITAIQESKNIATLRLDELIGNLTAYELRRQTVKMDTPKKERSLALRIAEGSYLEDDEMAMITREFKKYLIRGKGSLRGTTFNKSRAPEKQTNEGCYKCGKTDHMIKNCPQWKIEWKKERAERRNRKKEQVQPKRNKGSTKAMVVAWGETSDEDSEDKAEEEQALMAIGESDDEQEVQVKGRSQIWYMDSGCSKHMTGNKDQFLSLEDLKGGNVSFGNGKKGEIIGVGKLGKTDSHSIENIYLIDGLKYSLISVSQLCDREHGYKRGKIDSTLFLREKGKDLLVVQIYVDDIIFGATTDWMSKDFAKLMGSEFEMSMMGELNFFLGLQIKQSPNGTMIHNQKYTKEIIKKFKMEESKEIDTPIATATKLDIDEPGSSVDQKLYRGMIGSLLYLTASRSDIIFSVGLCARFQANPKESPLTVVKRILRYLKGTTDLCL